The nucleotide sequence ATTTTTTCCACTATTTCTTTTGAATCTCCCTTTTCTTTAACTTTTAACTCCTCTAGAACCTTCTGGTCAAACCTTTTCCTCTTTGGAGGATTGCCCTCTAGAACTATACCTCCACCTATAGTCATTACTGGTGAATAAAATCTTATAATAAATTTATCTCCTCTATTGGCCACCACTTCATCTTCTAATCTTAACTGTGCATAACAACTTTCTCCTGGAGTCAGTTGTTCTCTATCTAAAAGCACTACTCTACAAAGGACTTCTGTAGTTCCAATATGCAATCTCAACCTTGGCCTGTTCTCAATTATTCTTTTAGAATCTTTTAGTAACTTTAATTTTACATCAAGCATCATTGTAGATTTCATAGAATCTACAGGGGCTATAACATTTCCTCTACTCACTTCATATTTCTTTAAATTCGCTAAGTTAATAGCAACTCTTTGACCTGCATACGCTACCCCTGTATTTTCACCATGTACTTGAATCGACCTTATTCTACTTACTTTATTCCCCGGGAAAACTTGGACTTCATCTCCTACTTTAAATTCACCTGATAGTAATGTTCCAGTTACTACTGTTCCAAAACCTGTTATAGTAAAGGACCTATCTACTGGAAGTCTTGGAGTTTGGGTTATATCCCTTTCTTGAACTTCTTCTGTTAATCTATCAATGACTTTAATTACTTCTTTTATACCTGTTTTTTCTGTAGAAGACACTGGTAATATAGGACTATTTTCTAAAAATGTTCCTCTTAAATTATCTTTAATATCTTCTTTTACAAGTTCCATCCACTCATCATCTACTAAATCAATTTTAGTAAGAACTACTATCCCATTTTCAATTCCCAGTAGATTAAGTATAGCTAAATGTTCTTTAGTCTGTGGCATGACACCTTCATCTGCTGCTACGACTAAAGCTACAATATCCATACCTACAACACCAGCTAACATATTTTTTATAAACTTTTCGTGGCCAGGTACATCAATAATTCCTGCTCTTCTTCCTCTAGGTAAATCAAAATATGTAAAACCTAACTCAATAGATATACCTCTTTTTTTCTCTTCTTCCAATCTATCTGTATCTCTTCCTGTTAGTGCTTTAATTAAAGTAGTTTTACCATGGTCAATGTGGCCTGCTGTCCCAATAATTATATTATTCATTTAGAACACTCCCTCAAGTGTTGTCAATTATTCTCTTAAATGTCTTACAAATTATTTCTATTTCATCATCTTTAACAGTTCTTAAATCTAAGTATAGCTTTTCTTTATAAACTCTAGCAACTATAGGTATATCCTGCTCTCTTAACTTTCTTTCTATTGAAGATGCCTTTAACATTTTTGAATATATCACAACACCCTTACTTGGTAATTCTTCTAATGGCATTGAACCTCCGCCTACTTGTGAAAACACATCAACTACCTCTACTTGTAGGTTTTCTTCTACTCTTTCTTTTAATGTATTTGATAATTTAACAGCTTTTCTTTCTATTTCATGAATTGGCATTGTAATCATTTTTAAAGTTGGAATTTTTTCCATAGCTTCCTCTTCATCTAAGTATAATCGTAAAGTTGCCTCTAGTGATGACAAAGTAAATTTGTCTACCCTTACTGCTCGGGTTAATGGGTTCTTTTTCATAATATCTATGTACTTCTTATTTCCAACAATTATTCCCGCTTGTGGTCCACCTAATAATTTATCGCCACTAAATGTAACAATATCTGCTCCTGCTTTTATCGAATCTTGAACAGTAGGCTCATATTCTAATCCATACTTACTTAAATCAATTAATACACCACTTCCTAAATCTTCTATTACAGGTATATTATTATTTCTGCCTAACTTAACTATCTCATCTAATGAAACACTTTCTGTAAATCCCAATATTCTATAGTTACTAGTATGAACCTTCATCAAAGCCGCTGTTTCTTCACTAATCGCCTGTTCATAATCAGAAATATGGGTCTTGTTTGTAGTACCGACATCTACTAATTTGGCTCCACTTTGCTCCATCACATCTGGTACTCTAAATGAACCTCCGATTTCCACTAACTCTCCCCTTGAAACCACAACTTCCTTTTCTTTAGCTAAACTGCTAAGCACAAGCATAACAGCAGCTGCATTGTTATTCACTACTAAAGCACTTTCTGCCCCTGTAATTCTAGTTAATATTTCTTCTACATGGCTGTACCTCGAGCCTCTTTTACCTAATTCTAAATCAAATTCCAAATTAGAATAATTAGTAACTAACTCATAAATATTTTCCATTACATCCTCACTAATAAGTGACCTACCTAAATTAGTATGTATAACTACACCTGTCCCATTTATAACTCTTTTAAACTTTAATGAAATTTTTTCTTTTATACGTTTTTCTATAATATCGGTTATATTTTGTATCTTTTTATCTAAAAAATCAATTTCAATATCACTATTCTTTATTAAGTTTCTTAAGTTTTCCAGTTCCTCTCTTATACTTTCTACAACTATATCCCTAGGTACTCTTTCCATTAAGTCATTAAATTTACTATTAGAAAGTATGTGGTCTACCTTAGGCAATTTCATAAATAGTTCTTTTTTGTCCTTCATATTAATAACCTTCCCATCTAGTTTATAATTAAAAATAATTTATATGAAATTTTTGAAATTGCTGTTTATATGTATATTTTGATATTGAAAGAGACTCCACTCAACATCTTAGAAAAAATATAACAATTCTATTCAACCTCAATAGGATGTTCTCCTTTTTCTATTACTTTACCAATAACCGCATATTCAGTAGCATTTCCATCTAACTCTTTTAATAGTTCTTCAACCTTTTCTTCTTCAACAGAAATTAAAAGACCTCCAGAAGTTTGAGGGTCAAACATTATATCTTGTAGCTGCTGTGAAACATTATCACTAAACTTAACTTTATCTCCAATAAAGCCCATATTAGAATAAGCTCCTGCAGGTATTAAGCCCATATTTGCAAAATCAAAAGCTTGTTCTATTACTGGTATTTTTTCACTTTTTAATACTAAAGATACATTACTTCCCTCTGCCATTTCTAGTGCATGTCCTAGCAAGCCAAATCCAGTTACATCTGTACAACTATTTACTCCTACTTTAACCATTGCATCTTTGGCATATTTATTTAATGTAGTCATTACTTCAACTGCTTTATTATATGTATCATCATCCACCATTTGAGCTTTTATAGCTGTATTTAAAATTCCTAATCCTAGAGGTTTTGTCAATACTAATACATCCCCAACTTGAGCATTGCTATTAGTAAGAATAGTATCTGGGTGTGTAAAACCAGTAACTGCTAAACCATATTTAGGTTCATCATCTTCAACTGTGTGTCCTCCAACTAAAATAGCTCCTGCTTCTTTAGCTTTATCATACCCACCTCTTAATATTTTAGCCATTGTATCTGTTGATAAACATGTTGGAAAACATATGATATTCATTGCAAGTCTAGGTTCTCCACCCATTGCATAAATATCACTCAAGGAATTTGCTGCAGCAATTTGTCCAAAAGTATAAGGTTCATCTACAACTGGTGTAAAAAAATCTATAGTTTGAATTAATGCTACTTCTTCATTTATCTTATACACAGCTGCATCATCGGATGTATCTATACCAACTATCAAGTTTTCATCTTCCACTTTCGGTAACTGACACAGAACCTGTGCCAAGGTCTCAGGACCTATTTTAGCAGCTCAGCCAGAGCTTTTTGATAGTTGAGTCAATCTTTTTTCCTTCTCTTGCATATTATCACCCCTTTATTTAACTATAATTAAATCCTTTATATCTTCAAATTTCTTTTCTCCAATTCCTTTTACATTTATTAATTCATCTATACTTTCAAATTTCTTCTCATTTCTATAATCTATTATTCTTTGAGCTAAAACAGGACCAATTCCAGGTAAACTTTTTAATCTTTCATTAGTAGCTGTGTTTATATTAACTAAGTTTTGATTTGTTGACACATTATCCTCTACACTTGTATGAGTTTTAATATCGATAGTTTCTTCTCCAACCTTTGGTATGTAAATTTTATCCTCGTCTGAAATCTTCTTTGCTAAATTGATTCTGTTTCTATCAGCTTCTTCAGTTAAGCCTCCTGCTTTTTCAACTGCATCTATTACTCTTGAACCATCTTTAAGTTTATAAACCCCTGGATAATTGACTTCACCACTTATATCAACGTATATTATTCGACTTTTTTCTACATTTTCCTCTTTATTTTCAGTTTCCATTTTATTTATAACATCTAAATTGTTATTTTCTTCTTCTATTTTATCTATATCAACAGTTTCTTCACCTGATGTAACTATATCTATATCATCTTCTATAAGAATATTATAACCTAAAACAAGTAAAATACCTATAACAACTACTAGTATAACTATTTGTTCTTTTTTTGTAAAGGAAATCATAAAACACACCTCTCTATCGAATATACTTTGCCTTTAGTAATAAATTCTATATATACTATTAACTTCCTTCTATTTGGCCTAATTTTATCAAATTATTTTCAAATTCGACTTTATTGTGGAATTTTTTTTGATTTCCATATAAAATATATATTGCATAGGTTTTGGGCATATTCGTAAAATAACATTTAAGACAAGGTTATGATATACTATAAATACATAATAAAGACGAGGTGATTATTGTTGAAAAATGTCATAGTAGGTATACTCAGTTTATTCCTAGTATTAAATTCATTCAATATATCATATGCAGATAAGCCATCAATAACTTCCCATGCAGCTATTTTAATTGATGCAAATACTGGACAAGTATTATTTGAAAAAAATGCCCATAAATCTATGTATCCTGCTAGTACAACTAAAATAATGACTGCTATTCTAGCTTTAGAAAAATGTAATCTAGGTAATAAAGTTACTATTGATAATGAAACTCCATATGGTATAGAAGGTAGTCATATCGCTTTAGAACCTGGTGAAATTATAAGCATGGAAGATTTATTATATGCTTTATTGATAGAATCTGCTAATGATGCTGCAATAGCCATCGCTAAACACATAGGAGGTTCAGTAGAAAACTTCGCAAAACTCATGAATGAAAAAGCTAAATCTATTGGAGCAAAAAATACACACTTTACAAATCCAAACGGACTACCAGACAAAAACCATACTACAACAGCTTATGACCTTGCAATGATGGCTAAATACGCAATGGAAATAGACAAGTTTAGAGAAATAGTTAAAAATTATAATTACAAAATAGGAGCTACCAACAAAAAAAGTGAACCTAGATATCTAAAGTCAGCAAATAGATTAATTTACGGAACGGGCTCAGGTAACCAAATATATGTTGATGGAAAATGGGTAGATATAAAATATGAAGGTGCAGAAGGTATAAAAACGGGATATACAGTTGCCGCTCAAAACTGTCTTGTAGCTAGCGCTGTTCGTGGCAATCAAAGACTTATTAGTGTAGTATTACATGCCCAAGGAACTAATGTTTATGTAGATACACACAAACTGTTAAATTACGGTTTTGATAATTTTAATTATAAGCAATTAGCCTTTAAAAACGAATTTATAGAAAATATAAAAGTAACCCATGGTGATAACAAATATGTTCCAGGAATAATTAATCAATCTATATTTGCTACTATACCAAAGGGACGAGAAGATGAAATTCAAAAAGTACTTGATATTCCTGAAGAACTATCTGCTCCAATATCAATTGGACAAGTATTAGGTACAGTCAAATTTACTCTTGATGGTGAAACACTAGCTACTACTAATATTGTTTCAACTATGGAAGTTAACCAAAAAGGCATTTACCAAGTAGTAGCTACTACTAAAAAAGACTCTATATGGACAAAATGGTGGTTTTGGTTAATAGTGCTATTTATCCTTTGGAGATTTTATATAGCATATATTAGATATAAAAGAAGAAAGAGAAGAAGAAGCAAGAGAATTACTTATTATAATACTAAATATAACGGATATTAAAAAGGACGGCTTTATGCCGTCCTTTACATCTATACTATTGCTATTGCTTCTATCTCCACATTACCATCTTTAGGTAGTCTTGTAACTTGGACACAAGATCTTGCTGGCTTATTTTCATTAAAATACTCTCCATATACTTCATTAATCAATCCAAACTGGTCCATATCTTTTATAAACACAGTTACTTTAACTACATCATTTAATGTAGCTCCACCATCTTCCAATACTGCTTTTAGATTCTCTAAAGCTAATCTAGTCTCTTTTTTAATATCGTCATTTACTAATTCACCTGTTTCTGGGTCTAACGCTAATTGTCCTGAAGTAAAAATCATATTACCAGCCTTTATACCTTGAGAATAAGGTCCTATTGCCTTTGGAGCTTTTTCAGTAAAAATCACTTTTCTTTCCATATGTATCCCCTCCTGTTTGTTTATAAATTGGTCTCAAGGAATTATTAAATTCCAAGTGAGTACATATCAATTAATTTCACTAAATACCTACATACTTCTTCTACAATTATATGGATAATTCCTGTTTTATTTGATAATATTATTAATAGTTTTAATATAATTAATTCAGTTACATTATTAGTGTAATCAATCCTTGCATTTTTAATCGTCATATGAAATAAAAACTCCTAATTCCATTTCTATGGAATTAGGAGTTTTTACTTTAAGCAGTTAAAAACTTTTCAAAATCAAGCTCTTTTCCATCTACCCAAATTCTTTCTAGGTTATAAAATTCTCTTTCTTCTTTATGGAATACATGTACTACTATATCGCCGTAATCTAATAATACCCATCTACCAGTTCTGTTACCTTCTTTATTGGATACCATATATCCTGCTTCCTTCATTTGGTCTTCAATCGCATTAGCAATTGATATAACTTGTCTATCTGAATTACCACTAAAAATTATAAAATAATCAGCTATATTTGTAATTTCAGATATATTTAATACTTTTATGTCAAAAGCCTTTTTATCGTCTCCAGCCTTCAATATAACTGAAAGTCTTTTTTCAACCTCTGTCACTTAAATATTCCCTCCTATTCTCTATACCTTACTATATTTTATTCAAGTGCTCTATTTAGTGCAACTTTGTAATGTTAATATTATATATTATTGGCTATTTAAACTACTTAAAATAAAATTTCTAGCTTTTATAGTATCTATATGAAGCAGCCATTCATTTTTTACTACATATTTAATCGTGTTATCCATAGACAATAAAATAGCTTTATCTAAATCCCTATAAGCAAGTTCCCTTATACGTTCTACTCCAGAAAAATCTCTTCCAGGTTCTATATAATCAGCTAAATACACTATTTTCTCTAGTAAACTCATATTTTCTCTACCAGTAGTATGATAGGATATTGCTTTTAAAATATCCATATCTTTTATACCAAATTCATTCTGGGCTATTTTTGCCCCCAATGGTCCATGAATTAAATTGGTACTTCTTTTCATCACGTCATCTAAAATTATACCAAACTCAATTGCTATTTTCAATAAATCCTGATTTTCTGCTATTCTTCCACAGTCATGTAATAAACCTGCTAACTCAGCTTTTTTTACATTGCATCCATATGTTTTTGCAAGTTTTTTAGCTGTTTCCATAACTCCTACTGAATGTTTATATCTCTTATTCCCTATAATCTCTTTAAGCTTTTTATGTATTATCTGTTGTGATAACATTTTATACTTCCTCCAATTATATAGTATACATTAGATATTTTTACTCATTACCTCTACTTATACAGTCCATTTTTCTTAATATATTGTTCAATAGATTCAGGCAATAAATATTTAACTGGTCTATCTTCTTTTATTCTATTTCGTATATCTGTAGACGATATTTCAAGTGCAGGTATAACCATAGTATGAATCTTAGCATTATACCTTTGTTCTAACATACTAATTTGCTTTTCCATATTACTAGCTTTAAACCCTGGCCTAGATACAGCTACAAAGTTACATATTTTCAATAATTCCTCTGTACTTTTCCATGTGGTAATTTCCATTATAGCATCTGCACCAGTAATAAAATAAAATTCAACGTTATTAAATTTTTCTTTAAAAGCTTTAATTGTATCTATTGTATAAGTAACCCCTTTTCTATCTATTTCTATAGACGAAACCTCAAAATCTGGATTGGTTATTGTGGCTAACAATGTCATCATGTATCTATGCTTAGCCTTAGTAACAAGACTAGGTTTTTTGTGTGGCGGAGTCCCTGAAGGTACAAATATCACTTTATCAAGCTCAAATTTATCTCTTACTTCTTCTGCCACCACTAAATGCCCAATATGAATTGGATCAAATGTACCTCCCATTATTCCGTATTTAATTTTCTTACCCTTCATTAAGATACCTCCAACTTATTTTATCATACCTTATTATACATTATTTTCTTAACAACTTAAACCTAAAAAATGGATGGAACCTAGATTCCATCCATTTTTTATTTACTAGCTATAAGTGTTATTATCAATATAATCTTTAATCTCCTGTATTTCATCTTGATTATTTGTTTGAATTGAATATATTTTTTCTTTTTCAAAGTTTTTGCAATAAACAGTGAATTCACCCCGTTCTCCGTCTTCATACCTAATACATTTAAAACCTTTATTATAAAGCTCTCTTAATATGTCTATATTTTTCATTAATATTTTCATCTCCTTTTTTATTCATAAAAAACCAAGGGATGGTTATATTTTCCACACCCTTGGCCTGCTATTTCCCCGCATTATAGAGTTTTAATTTATATTTATTTAGTATAATTACTGAATTATTTTTGAATTTACCTTTCATATATTAAACCTCCTAGCTATAATTATTATAGCCAGTTCTTAAAGTAATTATACTATTTTGGTAATTCAATTCTTTTCTTGTCTTCAGACTCTCTATATAAAATAAACTTATTTCCTATACATTGAACAACATCCGCATTAGTAGCTTCAGCAACTTCATTTGCAGCTTCTCTAGCTTCTAATAAGCTATTATTTAAAACTTTTATCTTTATTAATTCTCTCGCTTCTAAAGCGTCATCTACTTGTTTTATAAAATTATCTGTTATACCCTTTTTTCCTAATTGAAGTATTGGGTCTATTTTATTAGCTAATCCATTTAAATAACTTCGTTGTTTGCTGGTTAACACCTAATCCTCTCCTTCTATTACTTTTATATCTCTACTTCTTTTTTA is from Caldisalinibacter kiritimatiensis and encodes:
- the yhbY gene encoding ribosome assembly RNA-binding protein YhbY; amino-acid sequence: MLTSKQRSYLNGLANKIDPILQLGKKGITDNFIKQVDDALEARELIKIKVLNNSLLEAREAANEVAEATNADVVQCIGNKFILYRESEDKKRIELPK
- a CDS encoding D-alanyl-D-alanine carboxypeptidase family protein — protein: MKNVIVGILSLFLVLNSFNISYADKPSITSHAAILIDANTGQVLFEKNAHKSMYPASTTKIMTAILALEKCNLGNKVTIDNETPYGIEGSHIALEPGEIISMEDLLYALLIESANDAAIAIAKHIGGSVENFAKLMNEKAKSIGAKNTHFTNPNGLPDKNHTTTAYDLAMMAKYAMEIDKFREIVKNYNYKIGATNKKSEPRYLKSANRLIYGTGSGNQIYVDGKWVDIKYEGAEGIKTGYTVAAQNCLVASAVRGNQRLISVVLHAQGTNVYVDTHKLLNYGFDNFNYKQLAFKNEFIENIKVTHGDNKYVPGIINQSIFATIPKGREDEIQKVLDIPEELSAPISIGQVLGTVKFTLDGETLATTNIVSTMEVNQKGIYQVVATTKKDSIWTKWWFWLIVLFILWRFYIAYIRYKRRKRRRSKRITYYNTKYNGY
- the nadD gene encoding nicotinate-nucleotide adenylyltransferase, whose amino-acid sequence is MKGKKIKYGIMGGTFDPIHIGHLVVAEEVRDKFELDKVIFVPSGTPPHKKPSLVTKAKHRYMMTLLATITNPDFEVSSIEIDRKGVTYTIDTIKAFKEKFNNVEFYFITGADAIMEITTWKSTEELLKICNFVAVSRPGFKASNMEKQISMLEQRYNAKIHTMVIPALEISSTDIRNRIKEDRPVKYLLPESIEQYIKKNGLYK
- the yqeK gene encoding bis(5'-nucleosyl)-tetraphosphatase (symmetrical) YqeK; this translates as MLSQQIIHKKLKEIIGNKRYKHSVGVMETAKKLAKTYGCNVKKAELAGLLHDCGRIAENQDLLKIAIEFGIILDDVMKRSTNLIHGPLGAKIAQNEFGIKDMDILKAISYHTTGRENMSLLEKIVYLADYIEPGRDFSGVERIRELAYRDLDKAILLSMDNTIKYVVKNEWLLHIDTIKARNFILSSLNSQ
- the selD gene encoding selenide, water dikinase SelD; this translates as MQEKEKRLTQLSKSSGUAAKIGPETLAQVLCQLPKVEDENLIVGIDTSDDAAVYKINEEVALIQTIDFFTPVVDEPYTFGQIAAANSLSDIYAMGGEPRLAMNIICFPTCLSTDTMAKILRGGYDKAKEAGAILVGGHTVEDDEPKYGLAVTGFTHPDTILTNSNAQVGDVLVLTKPLGLGILNTAIKAQMVDDDTYNKAVEVMTTLNKYAKDAMVKVGVNSCTDVTGFGLLGHALEMAEGSNVSLVLKSEKIPVIEQAFDFANMGLIPAGAYSNMGFIGDKVKFSDNVSQQLQDIMFDPQTSGGLLISVEEEKVEELLKELDGNATEYAVIGKVIEKGEHPIEVE
- a CDS encoding helix-hairpin-helix domain-containing protein codes for the protein MISFTKKEQIVILVVVIGILLVLGYNILIEDDIDIVTSGEETVDIDKIEEENNNLDVINKMETENKEENVEKSRIIYVDISGEVNYPGVYKLKDGSRVIDAVEKAGGLTEEADRNRINLAKKISDEDKIYIPKVGEETIDIKTHTSVEDNVSTNQNLVNINTATNERLKSLPGIGPVLAQRIIDYRNEKKFESIDELINVKGIGEKKFEDIKDLIIVK
- a CDS encoding RidA family protein, with product MERKVIFTEKAPKAIGPYSQGIKAGNMIFTSGQLALDPETGELVNDDIKKETRLALENLKAVLEDGGATLNDVVKVTVFIKDMDQFGLINEVYGEYFNENKPARSCVQVTRLPKDGNVEIEAIAIV
- the selB gene encoding selenocysteine-specific translation elongation factor, whose product is MNNIIIGTAGHIDHGKTTLIKALTGRDTDRLEEEKKRGISIELGFTYFDLPRGRRAGIIDVPGHEKFIKNMLAGVVGMDIVALVVAADEGVMPQTKEHLAILNLLGIENGIVVLTKIDLVDDEWMELVKEDIKDNLRGTFLENSPILPVSSTEKTGIKEVIKVIDRLTEEVQERDITQTPRLPVDRSFTITGFGTVVTGTLLSGEFKVGDEVQVFPGNKVSRIRSIQVHGENTGVAYAGQRVAINLANLKKYEVSRGNVIAPVDSMKSTMMLDVKLKLLKDSKRIIENRPRLRLHIGTTEVLCRVVLLDREQLTPGESCYAQLRLEDEVVANRGDKFIIRFYSPVMTIGGGIVLEGNPPKRKRFDQKVLEELKVKEKGDSKEIVEKIIKKNSEEFPNLKDLNVLTTMSEEKIRKILDKLVNEKRIITFKLSDNIYAIHKEYYSHLMQQISEGLKEFHENNPLKIGMLKEELKSKYLNHIKPKLADTFINRLTEENVIKQDNEYVSLKDFEVKFNETQEKIKREIEKEYLNIKFQPLKFEELPNRLKYDSIDIKEVFEALIQFGVLIRLKDNIILHKKNYLESIDITKAHIKEYGCITVGELRDILNTNRKYAIAILEDFDSKKITKRIDNKRVLY
- the rsfS gene encoding ribosome silencing factor, producing MTEVEKRLSVILKAGDDKKAFDIKVLNISEITNIADYFIIFSGNSDRQVISIANAIEDQMKEAGYMVSNKEGNRTGRWVLLDYGDIVVHVFHKEEREFYNLERIWVDGKELDFEKFLTA
- the selA gene encoding L-seryl-tRNA(Sec) selenium transferase, which codes for MKDKKELFMKLPKVDHILSNSKFNDLMERVPRDIVVESIREELENLRNLIKNSDIEIDFLDKKIQNITDIIEKRIKEKISLKFKRVINGTGVVIHTNLGRSLISEDVMENIYELVTNYSNLEFDLELGKRGSRYSHVEEILTRITGAESALVVNNNAAAVMLVLSSLAKEKEVVVSRGELVEIGGSFRVPDVMEQSGAKLVDVGTTNKTHISDYEQAISEETAALMKVHTSNYRILGFTESVSLDEIVKLGRNNNIPVIEDLGSGVLIDLSKYGLEYEPTVQDSIKAGADIVTFSGDKLLGGPQAGIIVGNKKYIDIMKKNPLTRAVRVDKFTLSSLEATLRLYLDEEEAMEKIPTLKMITMPIHEIERKAVKLSNTLKERVEENLQVEVVDVFSQVGGGSMPLEELPSKGVVIYSKMLKASSIERKLREQDIPIVARVYKEKLYLDLRTVKDDEIEIICKTFKRIIDNT